The Aspergillus fumigatus Af293 chromosome 5, whole genome shotgun sequence nucleotide sequence CGAATCTATGGGGAGCTGGAATTTGCATTCGCCATCTTGAAAATCCTGCTCATCATTGGGGTGAACATCATGGCGCTGGTGATTACTTGCGGCGGAGGACCGGATGGACAATCGATTGGTTTCAGATACTGGAGAGACCCAGGGCCTTTTGTTCAGTACCTTGGgatcaaaggctcccttgGCCAGTTCCTTGGTTTCTGGACATGTCTCAACAATGCCGTCTTCTCGTACTCGGGAATCCAGAATATCACGATCCCCGCGGCCGAGACCAGGTCGCCACGACGGTCCATCCCAGAGGCAACCCGGCGCGTCTTGTACcgtatcttcctcttctatgTCCTATCGATCTTTATGATTGGCTTGGTCGTTCCTTCGAACGATCCCACTCTTCTGCGACTGACTGGCACGGCCTCTCAGTCCCCATTTGTTATTGCTGCTCGCCGGGCAGGGATCAAGACGGCACCCTCGATCATCAACGCTATTATCCTGACTTCCGCGTGGTCCGCGGGGAATTCATATATCCTTTTCGCATCCCGGATTCTCTATGGCATGGCCGTCCATGGCCATGCGCCTGCCGTGTTCGAGAGGCTGAATCGGTTCTCTGTCCCTTCTGTGGCGATTAGCTGTATCGGGCTCTTCATGAGTTTGGGATATATGTCTCTCACCGAGTCGTCCACCATTGTCTTCCGATGGCTGCGTGATGTCGTGTCAGTCGCCACATTAGTGGACTGGATCATCGTCTGCATCGTCTACCTCCGATTCTACTACGGTTGCAAGAAGCAAGGCGTCGACCGACACAAGGAGCTTCCATGGGCTGCACCGTTCCAGCCCTACTTTACCTGGGCATCGCTGATCCTTTTCGCCCTCTTGCTTATTACCGGTGGCTATAGCACTTTCATTCACGGCCACTGGGATACCGAAACCTTCGTCTCATCGTACATCAACATCCCGATTGTCCTCGGTCTCTATTACGGCTACAAATTCTGGAAGAAAACGCACATCATCACGTTGGAGAATATGCCGCTGGTCGGTCTACTCCAGTTCTATCTAAgccaggatgaagacgaaccGGAACCACGGCCTAGGAAGGGGCTCGCCAAGTTGAACATTCTCTGGTAGCGCCCTTTCTGAGTGATCGCGTAGctaccttcttttctccataTCCACAGATCTAATCCGGACGAGGCGAACCATCAGCCGTATCCTCTCAATCACAGGTCGGGCACACATACCCGCTCCTTTAATCAATCTCATTAAGCCACACCCGAACGGTATCGACCCCTCTCCGCGCCGCGAGCAGCCTCAGAACAGCCTGAATGTTCCCCTCCACGATTTCCGTCTCCCGGGGGAAAATATCCGAAGGCTGCCATGTCACAAAGGCCTTCGTGATGCTCCGCTCTCCGCTTTCCAGATAGTAATCGGGAATCTTGGGACGCAGACTGGTGTAGAGCGCTTCGGCGAATTCCTCAAAGGAGGAGACGTTTTCGTCGACCAGGACCACCTCGTTGGTGCGGGTCTCGCCGGTGAGGTAGATGAGAATGGGGACAAGGGTATCGGTGGACATTTTGTGTTTGTTAATAGTCCTCAGGTGCAGTTGAAGGTATATGGAAGGATACAATGGCTCACTTGGAGGTATATATACCGGTCCTGGCCTATACTTCAGACAAGCGTGCCCTGCCGACCTCGTCATCTCTGTCGTATTCGCGGATTGAACGTCTGTTAAGGAATGCGCCACGCGGGGAATACGTGGGGACAAGCGCCACGTCTCCATATCTCTCTCGTATATGGAAGCTAGTGATCCGCCATAATCACATTGCTTTATCCAAGGTTAGATTGTGCAGGTTCCCAGGGCGAGAGCCTCAGGGAACACGAATAAAACGCCTTGCTTGGTTGCCGTTTCGGCATGGAGCAGGCCTCTAGCGAGTCTCCATGCCTTGCTTCCTAGAAAGTATTACCTCGGTTTCATGTTGATAGGTTCTCATTAGTCCGAGTCTTTCGTGAGACAGGTCCGCTGTTGTCCTGTCCTTGGGAAATAAGCTATAACTCCTCCGAGACTGTCATAAAGGAATCTTGCATTTTCACCTATATGAGGTATAACTTTACCGTCCGTCAagatctcctcctcagcttATAGTCAGCCAGCTAGACGAAGCTGTGCGTTACAGTGGCATGTCAAAATCTAATATTATGGAGATTGGAGCTTACAGATACATTCATGTATATTTGGAGAAATTCTCCTTGAGATACcctaatattattattattgatgGAGGTACCGAGTCTCCGACAGATTCAAATCTGTAGGTAGAATATTAGAGACTTGCCTAACCTAGCATGGTGGGAAAGATACTGGATTCAAACTTTTGACATGCCACTGTACCAACAGGTTTCTTGGCAAGTTTATGTTTCTCTTGTCATGTTCATTGTGGCCAATGGCTTTTACATAAGATTCCCATATGGAGATCCCCTAAAATCGGACCTTAACCGAATCCCCACCCTCCATCGAAAAGGGGATGGACCAGGGATTCACCGAAGAATTCATTTTCGCTGGAGCACACCTGTGTCAATGATTTATTCCTGCATGTCCACTCTTTTGCCGTACAGTTGTGACTCGTCATTAGGCCCAATTTCGCGTACAGGATGCCTGCCAGACGTGGTCCCTACAGTGGCCAGGTGTCGCGGCGATCCCATCGAAAATCTCGTCTTGGGTGCcggaactgcaaaaggagAAGGGTCAAGGTTGGCGTGCTACACATCCAGTATCAGCACCTACTAAAACCATTTGCTCTAGTGCGACGAAGTAAAGCCCAATTGCGGCAACTGTCTGCGTCACTCCATTGAGTGTGACTATACATTGAACACAGAAGGAACTTCCACCCCATCCACAGAGGAGGAGACTCGGGCTCCTACATCACTCAATGACAACTACACCTTCATTTCCTCGTCTCAGTCCAATTTCACTCCCCCAAGGAGAGGGCGTAGCTCACGTCCGCTCCCAACGCAAGAGGATATCGAGCCAAAGCCCCAGTTGCATCTACCGGTGGCAAAGAAGCTGTTCCAGTTCACAGCCACGGACATGGCACTCTTCCATCATTTTATCACCTCGGCGGACCTGGGAGGATCTCAAAAACACATGCAGACCCAACTGTCTCAACTAGAATTCACCTTCCATTATGTTTTGCGCCTTCTCCTCGCGTTTTCAGCGTTTCACCTGGCACGGCACTCGACCAACGACTCGTTATTAGGCTCCAGGACTGAGTTATACGCCCTCGCTGAACAGCACTATGAGATCGCTGTTCGCGAGGTCACAGAGGCAATACCACATCTAGACACGACCACGAGTCCAGCCCTTTATGCATCTTCGATCTTCATATTTCTCTGCTCGCTGGCGAAAGGACCCCAGCCGGGCGAGTATCTAGCCTACCGCGACGACGGTGGGCCAGGGTGCTTGTCTTTATTCATGGGCCTGCGGTCAATTCTGGAGATTTGTACCGCAACTCTCTCGGTCGACTTTTCGTCCATCCATACTAAGGATTCAGCAGATATGGCTCCTCAGCCGGAGGAGCCTCCTTTTCGTAGCCAAGCACTGACCTCGCAAGCATACGGCGATCATCTGGACAAGGTACGACATCTGATATCCACGACTTTCCCGGTCGGTGGCCCCGGGTATAGAGACTACTGTCAGGTGCTGGACCGACTTGGCCACTGCTACGATGTTGTATTTGGGGATTCCCACCTGCCCGAGTCTCAGCTCTGGCCCCAAATCTTCGGGTGGTTATATACACAGCCGGATCTCTTTTTATCAGACGCAGCACGGCGCAGGCCAGCCGCCTTGGTGGTGTTTGCTTTTTTTACGATTCTGCTGAAGCGACTCGATGCGGCGTGGTTTATCCGTGGGTGGCCGGAACATATCATCAATAGCATTTATAGCAACCTTGAtgaacatcatcgtcaataTGTCCAGTGGCCTATGCAGCAAATAGCCCCCCAACAGCTTATGTTTGCCAAGGGTGACGTCCCTTGATGGATTTGTTATTCCAGAATCTTGTTCAATGAGCCTTCCCTCCCTATTCAATGTCAACTCTTCCACGGATACACATATGTGGATTCAGGAACTAAGTCAATATGATTACAAGCGGTTGAATCAACAAAAAGACAGGTCAGAAGTGAACTGGCATACATCTCTGGCACCTTCTGCAGGCGACCGGTCAATGGACACAGCGGAAACTTCCAACGCCAGAGGCGTTTCCACCTTGCTGGATCGGTTTGGCCGGATAGGGACACAGAATCCGGTTGTGCTCTCCATCCGTCCCATTGACGCGCACTGGGAGAAACTCGGGTGCAGTACCGTTCTCCACCCATTTCCTCAACGCATCAAACGCAGTTGTTGGCTGTCCTCCCCTGCCGCCAGCACAATGGGCCAGACCCGGAGACTCAAAGTACCGGTAGAAGTCTTGTACGTCTGGAATCAACTGGCTGACTGCGCGATAATAATGCTCTGTACCCTTCGTTGGAATGCTTTCATCGGCCTTGGACAGTTAGCAAGGAACCTGCTGAGATGATGGTCAGGGACATACCATGCCATGGTATGTGAGGAGCTTCCCTCCGGCTTTCTTGAACGCGGTCAGATCGGGGTCATTGGCGGCCATGACATCGGTGTATTCCTTGACGGAGAAGTGGAAGAGCGTGCCATATTCCTCATGACTCAGTTGGGTGGCGTCGAAGCTTTGGTTCTTGACCAGAAACAAGCTGAGCCACTCGTCAGGGCTAGTTGTGAGGTTCTGGCCTGGCGCGACTCCCAAACCAGTGATGTCTGACCCCGGGTTCACGCCGTACCACAAGAAGTCACCGGCAACAGTCCTAGGACCTGTCCAAGCCGCTTTTGCAGTGATCGCTGCCGCTCTGGTCAGTCTCATGGGCTTTCCAGTAGCGGTGCAGGAAAAAGTCTTATTCACAGCGCTGAACGGGTCAAAGTCACAGTTGTTCGGGTCCGAAATGATCCCATCAACAATCCCGTCCTGGGAATCACAGTGCTTCACAGCCTCCGCAGTCAGGAATTCCAGTTCACAGCTGAGGGGAGACGGCTCCCCGGCCCACAGCGGCGCCAGGAGCGGATAGTAAACCGCAGTCACAAACTCGGGCCACGACTGCGCCGGTGCAGAGGCCACAATACCATCATAGGCGTGCGGGTACCGCTGCGCAAGCATGAGACCCTGGCGTCCGCCCTGCGAACAGCCACTCCAGTAAGAATACGCCGGCGGGATGCCGTAGAAGCTGCGCACCAGGTCCTTGGCGATGATCGCTTCGTCGTTGAGGGATCTATAGCCCAGATTATGCAGGTATTCGAGGTTGACATTCCCAGTGCTCTTCAGAGCCCATGCGTCTGGCATTGTATCCCCGAGGCCGGCATCAGTGGTTGTCGTCGCGTATCCCTCTCCAATGGCACCTCCCATGAAAAACTGGGACAGGACGAAGCGACCCGCACGCCATCCCCCTCCACCGGTGGCTTGCAGGCGTTGGTTCCAGTGGCGTGGCAGCCAGGTTTCGACCGTAATTCGGTCGTCGTAGCCTGGATGGCTGTAGGTCACCGTCACATTGCAGAAATCCACATTCTGCACCGACTGAGCACCGTGGTTGTAGTTGAAATTACCAGGCACGTCGAGAGTAAAGTTCCTGACCCAAGATGCCTCGAGGGAGAGGATTTCGGCACCGAAGACCGCTGGTGTGGGAATCGCCGATGGGGAGCATTCTATGGCTGGGCCGATGTGGCTCATGGTTTCGAGATAGCAACGGAGGAAAGACAGATTGGCGAAAGTTCTGATTGTATATTGCGATATCGTCCAATCCTTCAGCGGCCATATCCTGGTACTTATACCCCTGGATAGATGCTGCAATATTAGCCCAGACAGTGTAATGTTGAGCAAGTATCTGCACCGGCACACACACGAATGCGAGCTTCCCTGTAGGTAAACGCTGGCAAGACAACCGGGACTAGTCCACCTAGGAGTCCAGGACTACACCTAGCTTATGCCGAGTGGGCCTCTGCCCAACAAAAGGGAGACGACTTTTCGAACAGGACCCTGCATACGGAACAAGAATGTCGGAATCGTGTTCTTACGAAGGCCTTTCCCATAGGTGGGCCGTGAATCTAGTCTAATCTGTGATGCTACTGTCGATTGGCAAGATAGGACTTGACTTCGCTAATATCAATAAGTTAGTAACTGAAGGAGTCTCCACCAGGCAACCCTAAACCCCCCCCATAGTGCTATTCCATATTGGGAAAGTCAATATACGAACGCGAACTTCCAGATTGGTATCACTATGAGGACATTAGGGATAAATTCTATAACGATACTGTCAGAATAATTGGATCAGCAGGGGTATATAAGCTACCGACCCAGCAAATTGCAACATGCACTTCCAATCCTTCCTTCTGGTCACCAAGTGCACGCCAGAAACTGCGACCAATTCTCATACTCTGCATTCTCTTGAATTTCCAAGATGATCTCAGTCGACAAGACCTACCGCTCAGTGCCAAAAGGACCGACGGATAACCATTTCAAACCAGATGAGGCCAGAGCTATCACGCATAACCCAGACTGGAATCATTCTCTGTTTGATTGCTGCTCACCAGGCTCGCTCTGTGCGTATTCCACGTCCTCTTGTGCTGACTCAAGCTGACCTGGTATCAATCAAGGCTTCACAAGCTGCTGTCTCCCGTGTATTACCTTTGGCAGAACCCAGGCCCGGGTCCAGGATCCTACTCTACAAAACTATAGTAGTATCAACTCGGAGGTAGGTATCCTCGGACGATACCAATCTGACTAGGCTAACCATCGCCTGCAGTGCGCCATTTTCACCGTTCTCGCCCTCGGATACTGTCAATGGATTATTCAAACGATTCGGCGGAGTGAAATGCGCCAGAAGCATGGCATTGAGGGATCCTGTCCTGGAGACTGCTGTGTCACCTTCTGGTGTGGATGCTGTGCATTGatccaggaggagaaggagatggagttgcGGACGAGACCTGAGCTTACTGGGTATCAGAGTTCAGCGCCAATGAAGTATCCTTAACGATTTGGATTGACTTGGTTGGGGATATGGATGTGCTGCTTGTTCTACTTGTTTCACTCCTTTTCAGCCTGGTCTCTGGCACTGGCTTGAAGCCTGTTGTATTCTTATATCAACTCTCGttcttctatttcttttGTTATAATTTGGATGTATACCGACTAGAATAGAAAGGGGTATTGTTAAAATTCTTGAtgtatagtattaactacctgTATAATAGTATTGAGACAATGAAGGTAGTAATAGAACCTTCCCATGTCGCAGCAGTTGCGTCAAGGCCGATGATACTAAGCCGACTGAATACTGAGCAGTCATGCACATGCTCTTGATACTAAGCACTAATCCCATGTAGAACATGCTGCTTCTACTTGTCATTGTAGCTCAATTCATGTCCTTGAACTAATTGCCGTCGCTCGCCCACTCTTAGCCATCCATGCActctccaaatcctccacGTACTGCACATTATTATGCAGCGGAATCGAATAACTGCACCGCTTTTGCCCACAGGATCGTTGCACATTGAGAGCCCCCTTCTTTGCCCGGGAGTACTCCTCGCCTAACGACTTGATCTCCCTCATCTCTAACATGTCCGCCACTGTCTGGATCGCCGAGTCCAGCGCCCCCGCGATCCAACTATGATGTCGACTTAAATGTTGCCCTCGGCACTGCGGGAAGCCTCATGGAACCGGCTAGTTAGCCCGGGAAATACATTGCATCCCCCGTAGCAGACTCCTGGCTCCAGTAGACGTCAAACGCCTCTATCAATTCGTCGGGGATGCTGACGCTGGTGTCCGCGTAGAATTCCTGCCTAGCTGCATACCGAGGGTGGGAAGGGAGTATGAGTTAATGACCCCTACCAGGATATCCCGTCTGCTTGGGGCATCATGCTGGCCCACTTCGGGCAATGGGTGAGCTTCTATATGAATTTCTTGCACGAATATcctagcacatacgaccatagggtgtggaaaacagggccTCCTGGCTGCTCGGCCATACTTAAGCcagtattattaatatagtcAAAAGTTATATGCACCCTTAAAGGCCTGCTACTTTACAGATAAGAGATACTAAACCATAGGGTGAGTATAGGTGAGTAAAGGTGAGCTAAGTAATGCTATCTAACAGCATACTTGAGCATGGTGATTAGTAGATAACAGAGTGATTCTATCATGACTAGACTCCTCTATCACTAGCTTCAATATAAGGACCTCCACTGATTTAGTATTATCTGTGGCTGCCTTAATATCTTTAGCTATTATCTTTAAGGGATGTAAATCTACTTCATCACCCTAAGATCTATTTTTCCTAAAGTTAGAAAGAGTGTACTAATCCTTAAAGCTAATTACTGACGGATTACAATCTGTAGATAGATTGGACAAGCCTGATCCCAATTTTAACTAACGAGTGATGGTAGAGATCTTAATTATGCCTAGTAAGTTAATAATCCTTCTTTAGAGGTCTTATTTATGGGAAACCTAGCTAAATacttagtatatatataaaattGCCCTGGGAAATTGGCTTAGCCATATGTCTGCACTGTGTTTTACACAATTGTTTTCCTTAGTAACCTGTTTGTGTGCAGCCAATGTACAATGCTTAGAGCATAGTTAAAGTAGATATCAGAATTATTCATAGCTATATCCCTTATAGTAGCCTCCCTGTCTAAGAGTGCGGTGGTGAGCAGGGAGTCCCAGGGATTTAAGTAAGGCCTAATACACAGGAAGTGTACAGAAGATAGTAATATTTATAGGAGCCTAGTAAGAATCTATATATTAACCTCTTATCATCCCCTTCATAGATAAACAGGTAAATAATGAGATAGCTTCAGAGGTACTACATAGAGTCTGTTAGATTAGTCTCAGTAAAAGCTGCTATAAACTGCACACCAAAGTCCCGGTTATCACAGCCATAGTAATAGTCGACGCTGACCATACATTCATTCCCAAAATGCTTGGTCCCACAGCCCCAATCGTACGAATATCCTGGTAAGTCTGCCACATCTCATCGCCAGGGATCTTACAGTTTTTCCCATTCTGATCTGTGCCTCGGATCTGATCTGTGCCTCGGATTTGCACTGAGCATCCAAACCCTGCGTTGTTTGCCCAGCGATTTCCAGACAGACCGAGCGCCTCTGCATTGGACGTGTAGATCGTTTGGCCGCGGTTCATCTGGTTAACTGCCTTGTCGCACCACTTGACGCTGGTGGTACTGCAGAGCGTCTCGCCCCTACAGTCGGATGTTGGAGAGGAACTGGGAGTGCTCGAGGTTGAGGGTGTGGCTGTAGTACCGTAAATCGAAGAAAATATGGCTTCTATGGAAGACGATAAACTGCCAGCGGCCGCGGTTTCTAAATGACATCAGAGGTATAATAGCCTACCCAAGCAGTGATTGAATCTTGGTCAATCgtcgtggtggtggttgaAACCTCAGCGCTGCAAGCAGTAATGGTCTCACATCTGGTAAAGTCTCGGTTGTATATGTTGACGCGGGCGTGATAATACTCGAGTAGACAGTTTCAGTGCAGACTTCAGCCTCTTTAGCCTCgcagtcgtcgtcttctGATTCACAGCCCTCGCCCGTGCACACTCCATTTTGACAGTTGGGACCAGTGCAGGAGACCTTGTGGCATTTTGGCCCTGTGCATTCTCCTGTGCTGCTGGCACAATGTACAATCCCAGACAGTTATGCGGCTGGGTTTCGTGGTGGACAAGCTGAAGCGGTCACGTTGACAGCCACACATACTCAGGGTAATCCTAATTGGATTACATTTTTTGTGGGGTGTGGGCAGTGTTGAAATATCAGACGCAAATCTGGTATCTACCTGATAATTAAGCAGCAGCTCTGAGCAATGCTGGTTTCCTAGAGAATATGATCTTTAATACACCAGAGCGACGCCTCGTGCATGAGTTTACCCATGGACAAGGCCAATTTGGTGAATATTATCGAAGTTAGTACTGTGCGATGCGACTTTAATGAGTATATCAATCCCCTGATGTGAAGCAGTGATCACGTCACTTCTATTGTAAGGAGATATTCCAGTATGACTATTACCTCTTTCAAGTTTCTCGGCCACTCCGTCCCATGCTGCATGGCTAAAAGTCGTAAGACTGTTCTCTAATTTGAATGGCCTTCATATGCATTAGTTTGGTTATTATAGCTTATCAAAAGTACAGAAAGTCATCCAAGACTTTCCCGAAAGCTTGCTGTTACCTTGTCCATGAAAGAAACCTAGCCAATCCAGGCTAATCGCAGGCGGATTCATGGGACACTAAGATTTGCTCCTGACAGggttctctttctccgcTATCCCAACATGGTTACGGTGAGGTGAATCTACAGTGAAGTTAGCACCATTAATAATCATATAATGGACAAGCTTCAAAGACAAGAATTGCTCCATGGCTTATATAACCGTCTTGGCCTTGTGCTGGGCCTGTATCATCTACCTGGACTGGCAAAGCACATAAATCCCAGCCTCACATCGGCCGAGCGACAGTGAAGCTGTACAATTCAAGCATCAGGCCGTGATCCATATTTTGATTAATCAAGGAAAGGATCTCATAAGCCACACGCAGACGGCAGATCGCGTCATCAATCCCTGCGTCGGTGTCAGCAGAAACGGACATTAAACACATCTCAACCCGCGTCTCTCGACCCGCTGTTTGCTCGTTCATTCATCGCAGCCATAAACATGGCAAATTTTCCCGCGCCACGAGTGGATATTGAAGCTAAAGAACCCATGCCCACAGACCAATCTATCCAGCTGGAGGAACAAGAAAACCCGAGACGCTGGCCAGCGGGGAAGAAATGCATGTAAGAATTCAACGTCTTTGTGACCTATACTGATGCTGAAACAGGGATCTGTACGGGGATTCTGGTCTTGATGACTGCGACGATCGCCTTCTGCTCTAGCATCTACACGGCCGCCATTCCGTCCATTTCACATGCGTACGGTTGCTCGTCAACAGTCGCTACGCTGGGTATCACCACGTTCCTATTGGGGTTCGCGTCCGGGCCCCTGCTGTTTGCACCTCTGTCTGAAGTCTGGTACGTACAGGCATGACATTCCTTCGTTTTCTACAACAGGTATAAGCTGACTTGACCGGTCAGGGGTCGTAATACGATCTTCCGGGTTGTTCTGGGGCTATTCGTCCTGTTCCAGATTGGATGTGCGCTAGCTCCAAATGTCGCCTCGATGATCGtttttcgcttcttttcGGGGTTCTTTGGATCTCCCACGGTCACTAACTCTGGCGGGTCCATCACCGATATCTGGCCGCAGGACAACCGGTCTGTGCCACTGGCCCTCTTCTCCGCGGCCAGCTTCCTGGGCCCCGTTATTGCACCCACGGTGGGGGGTTTCATCTGTCAGTACACATCGTGGAGATGGAATTTCTGGGTGGTGCTGATCCTCAGTGGTGTCTGCTACGGCGCCATGATGGTGTTTCTTCCCGAGACATATTCCCACAAGCTGCTGATGGACAAAAAACGATGCATGCCGGGCTATTCCCCAGCCAAGCAACCCCCAGTCAAGGAGATGCTGTACACGACGCTGACGCGGCCCTGGCTAATGCTCTTCACAGAGCCCATCCTGTTTTTGCTTTCCCTGTATATGGCTCTTGTCTACGGTATCCTGTACCTGGACTTCACAGCCTATCCGGTTGTCTACCGGGAAACACGAGGCTGGTCCGCCAGTATTGCAGGGCTTTCCTTTTTGGGGATATGCGTCGGCATGGCCATCGCCACCCTTATCTCGCCATACGTCAATCGAATCCATGGCATCTACGTGCGTCGCCTGGGAGGTCCTCAGCCCGAGGCTCGCCTCCCGCATTTGATTGTCATCTCCTGGCTAATCCCTGTCAGCTTGTTCTGGTTTGCCTGGACGGCATCACCACCTACCCATTGGATCTCCGGCATCGTTGCCGGTGTGCCCTTTGGGTTTGGCCTtatcctgctcttcctggGGATCACGTCATATCTGACGGATTGCTACGGCTCGTTTGGGGCGAGTGCGTTGGCGGCTAATGCCGTGCTGCGATCTCTTTTCGGCGCCGTGTTTCCCCTCTTCTCAACGTCGTTGTATCATTCCCTGGGGACATCGTGGGCAACAAGTCTGCTGGGATTCGTGGCTTTGGCGATGGCGCCATTGCCGTGGGTGTTTTATCGATTCGGGCCACGAATCCGCTCGCGGAGCAAGTATCATCTGAGAACGAGGGAGTATGATCAATAGATAGCTATATAAGCGGCAGGACGTTCGCCTCGATCACTCGATGTCAATCCATCACTGTGTAGTGTCAAGAGAGCAAGAGTTTTTACAGATATCATACTGTCCCCTCCAATCGTGGACTTTAGTGAGTTCCTCTCTGGTGATGcggagcgcaagaagaatTGCACCGAGGCCATTGGACACGCCTGCCGAAAAGAAGAAACTCGACAAATGTATCTCCCCTCCCTTGCCCCTCAAACGTCTAGACTTACCTGATATCGCCAGCCCAAAACGACTACAACCGCGGCTACGAAGTCATGTACGGTCAGATGATCGAAAAGGACACCAAGCACGACTTGAAAGAAGGCTTCTTAGAAGTTCGCCCATGGACCGAACCTCTGGCCTGAACGCTGGGCCCGCACTTTCGTGACACCTGTATGGACTACCTCAACCAAGTAACCGC carries:
- a CDS encoding Zn(II)2Cys6 transcription factor domain-containing protein, whose product is MPARRGPYSGQVSRRSHRKSRLGCRNCKRRRVKCDEVKPNCGNCLRHSIECDYTLNTEGTSTPSTEEETRAPTSLNDNYTFISSSQSNFTPPRRGRSSRPLPTQEDIEPKPQLHLPVAKKLFQFTATDMALFHHFITSADLGGSQKHMQTQLSQLEFTFHYVLRLLLAFSAFHLARHSTNDSLLGSRTELYALAEQHYEIAVREVTEAIPHLDTTTSPALYASSIFIFLCSLAKGPQPGEYLAYRDDGGPGCLSLFMGLRSILEICTATLSVDFSSIHTKDSADMAPQPEEPPFRSQALTSQAYGDHLDKVRHLISTTFPVGGPGYRDYCQVLDRLGHCYDVVFGDSHLPESQLWPQIFGWLYTQPDLFLSDAARRRPAALVVFAFFTILLKRLDAAWFIRGWPEHIINSIYSNLDEHHRQYVQWPMQQIAPQQLMFAKGDVP
- a CDS encoding PLAC8 family protein, producing the protein MISVDKTYRSVPKGPTDNHFKPDEARAITHNPDWNHSLFDCCSPGSLCFTSCCLPCITFGRTQARVQDPTLQNYSSINSECAIFTVLALGYCQWIIQTIRRSEMRQKHGIEGSCPGDCCVTFWCGCCALIQEEKEMELRTRPELTGYQSSAPMKYP
- a CDS encoding putative feruloyl esterase, which produces MSHIGPAIECSPSAIPTPAVFGAEILSLEASWVRNFTLDVPGNFNYNHGAQSVQNVDFCNVTVTYSHPGYDDRITVETWLPRHWNQRLQATGGGGWRAGRFVLSQFFMGGAIGEGYATTTTDAGLGDTMPDAWALKSTGNVNLEYLHNLGYRSLNDEAIIAKDLVRSFYGIPPAYSYWSGCSQGGRQGLMLAQRYPHAYDGIVASAPAQSWPEFVTAVYYPLLAPLWAGEPSPLSCELEFLTAEAVKHCDSQDGIVDGIISDPNNCDFDPFSAVNKTFSCTATGKPMRLTRAAAITAKAAWTGPRTVAGDFLWYGVNPGSDITGLGVAPGQNLTTSPDEWLSLFLVKNQSFDATQLSHEEYGTLFHFSVKEYTDVMAANDPDLTAFKKAGGKLLTYHGMADESIPTKGTEHYYRAVSQLIPDVQDFYRYFESPGLAHCAGGRGGQPTTAFDALRKWVENGTAPEFLPVRVNGTDGEHNRILCPYPAKPIQQGGNASGVGSFRCVH
- a CDS encoding putative amino acid permease, whose amino-acid sequence is MVAAGSPQISPQMKFPGSLRKLGTSWSGGKKSNLSSFWVLLVRIPLLVSASTATMPLESELGIQLTEGEGSSASDGDIAFIRRGFGEVQAVRQGLYQRHLQMIALAGTIGTGLFLSSGQALVMGGPLGAFLAYTIVGLGVSSVVLTVGEMGALVPLSGGLVRYAEYFFDPAMAFANGWNQVYLYTVTIPAEIVAAPVLVQFWITVNNAIWITVFSLLVLITALVFVRIYGELEFAFAILKILLIIGVNIMALVITCGGGPDGQSIGFRYWRDPGPFVQYLGIKGSLGQFLGFWTCLNNAVFSYSGIQNITIPAAETRSPRRSIPEATRRVLYRIFLFYVLSIFMIGLVVPSNDPTLLRLTGTASQSPFVIAARRAGIKTAPSIINAIILTSAWSAGNSYILFASRILYGMAVHGHAPAVFERLNRFSVPSVAISCIGLFMSLGYMSLTESSTIVFRWLRDVVSVATLVDWIIVCIVYLRFYYGCKKQGVDRHKELPWAAPFQPYFTWASLILFALLLITGGYSTFIHGHWDTETFVSSYINIPIVLGLYYGYKFWKKTHIITLENMPLVGLLQFYLSQDEDEPEPRPRKGLAKLNILW
- a CDS encoding MFS transporter; the encoded protein is MANFPAPRVDIEAKEPMPTDQSIQLEEQENPRRWPAGKKCMDLIYTAAIPSISHAYGCSSTVATLGITTFLLGFASGPLLFAPLSEVWGRNTIFRVVLGLFVLFQIGCALAPNVASMIVFRFFSGFFGSPTVTNSGGSITDIWPQDNRSVPLALFSAASFLGPVIAPTVGGFICQYTSWRWNFWVVLILSGVCYGAMMVFLPETYSHKLLMDKKRCMPGYSPAKQPPVKEMLYTTLTRPWLMLFTEPILFLLSLYMALVYGILYLDFTAYPVVYRETRGWSASIAGLSFLGICVGMAIATLISPYVNRIHGIYVRRLGGPQPEARLPHLIVISWLIPVSLFWFAWTASPPTHWISGIVAGVPFGFGLILLFLGITSYLTDCYGSFGASALAANAVLRSLFGAVFPLFSTSLYHSLGTSWATSLLGFVALAMAPLPWVFYRFGPRIRSRSKYHLRTREYDQ